Proteins encoded in a region of the Candidatus Acidiferrales bacterium genome:
- the thiL gene encoding thiamine-phosphate kinase, whose amino-acid sequence MDWLQRKLPTHSLHFVVGLGDDAAVLRLLPGHEPVITTDLFVEGVHFLPKIHPPDVIGFKAIMRGASDLAAMAARPLAVFLSLSLRRNTPERWLEEFLSGVRVACRRIGLRVAGGDTSIGGHAFAADVTVVGQVRRGQAVLRSRARAGDDIFVSGKLGRAALGLELIRRGAKPQDRRLRQDLRQHLYPEARCRLALELARLRLPSAMIDLSDGLSTDLHHLCRASRVGALVESSELPAPKLPHERATRHLDPIQFALHGGEDYELLFTVPSHRRRRVPRRLAGVPLTRIGRVTRDPGIYLVQKDGRLEPLLPLGWDHFRKQKK is encoded by the coding sequence ATGGATTGGTTGCAACGGAAGCTTCCCACTCACTCCCTCCATTTTGTGGTAGGGCTCGGAGATGACGCCGCCGTGCTGCGGCTTTTGCCAGGTCATGAACCAGTAATCACCACCGATCTTTTTGTAGAGGGGGTTCACTTTCTGCCGAAGATTCACCCGCCCGATGTGATCGGTTTCAAGGCGATCATGCGTGGGGCTTCCGACCTAGCTGCCATGGCCGCCAGGCCGCTGGCGGTATTTCTCTCTCTATCGCTTCGGCGAAACACACCCGAACGTTGGCTCGAGGAGTTTTTAAGTGGGGTTCGGGTGGCCTGTCGCCGGATCGGTCTCCGGGTCGCAGGCGGAGACACCAGTATTGGCGGGCATGCCTTCGCGGCTGACGTAACCGTGGTTGGCCAAGTCAGGCGAGGTCAGGCCGTCCTCCGCAGCCGTGCTCGGGCCGGGGATGACATCTTCGTTTCGGGGAAGCTTGGGCGGGCGGCCCTGGGGCTGGAGCTGATCCGGCGGGGGGCAAAACCACAAGACAGACGGCTGCGACAAGACCTTCGCCAGCATCTCTACCCGGAAGCCCGTTGTCGGCTGGCGCTGGAACTGGCACGTTTGAGGTTGCCGTCCGCCATGATTGACTTGAGCGATGGTCTGTCCACAGATTTGCACCATCTCTGCCGCGCCAGTCGGGTCGGCGCCTTGGTGGAAAGCTCCGAGCTTCCGGCACCTAAGCTGCCTCATGAGCGCGCCACTCGCCATCTCGACCCGATCCAATTCGCTTTGCATGGCGGAGAGGACTACGAGTTGCTGTTCACGGTTCCCTCCCACCGGAGGCGCCGCGTACCCAGGAGGCTTGCTGGTGTGCCGCTGACTCGCATTGGTCGCGTGACGCGCGACCCCGGCATCTACCTTGTCCAGAAGGACGGCCGACTTGAGCCGCTCCTTCCGCTTGGCTGGGATCATTTCCGCAAGCAGAAAAAGTGA